The Argentina anserina chromosome 3, drPotAnse1.1, whole genome shotgun sequence genome includes a region encoding these proteins:
- the LOC126786988 gene encoding ankyrin repeat-containing protein ITN1-like yields the protein MKNEDHKEKDTTIPLVCLKPVGDRRNRRRKIPDRGEEIGVEAITCNKSCQILSNQASFTILATDPSLYEAATSGDVGYLKRIRDGDDPIDLLSQRTPKDSNILHIAAEFKQIEFCHQVCHDDQYSQLSWLTNKKGDSPLHFAARVGCEEIVKLLIDRARKVDEENGAAVAGDAQEGLLEIVNIQEDTAVHVATRCGHHGVVSLLMAADPKLCFMTNTANESPLFLSTRLEFSVIASSILSECRIIPSFLGTNGVTALHVAVTHLDAGLVRSMVSKSPEMIREVDALGWTPLHYAAMKGHTVITPELLDGDSSACYILDKSGMSALHVAAYTGHTNVIEEVIRCRPDTCDLLNDKGQTILHVAVLGEQRSVVKYILKTPKLAGLTNEADEDGNTPLHLAAICENRKLVITLAHDRKVDKTAINNDLSKVVDILLGGSNLFKQDGRAPFASILLGNFIGVPFFHRKISSDFMNIKELGNNMSVIGDERQQLPEPGYSDEMLWLLKRFDTNMLVEILIATVTFAAVFTVPGGYKSDGTPVLQDKASFQVFLISNAFSFIVSIFVVFFNFLSANMYTTLFGVRGFSFSTPLLE from the exons ATGAAAAACGAAGATCACAAGGAGAAAGATACAACCATACCTTTAGTTTGTCTCAAGCCGGTCGGAGACCGCCGGAATCGCCGCCGCAAGATCCCGGATCGGGGAGAGGAGATCGGAGTTGAAGCG ATAACATGCAATAAATCTTGTCAGATCCTTAGTAATCAAGCATCGTTTACTATCCTAGCCACGGATCCATCCCTGTACGAGGCTGCAACATCCGGCGATGTTGGTTACTTGAAAAGAATTAGAGATGGTGATGACCCTATCGATCTTCTCAGTCAGAGGACCCCTAAAGACAGCAATATTCTTCATATTGCAGCTGAATTCAAGCAAATAGAATTTTGCCATCAAGTCTGCCATGATGATCAATATTCTCAACTCTCTTGGCTCACCAACAAGAAGGGCGACTCCCCCCTTCACTTTGCTGCGAGAGTAGGATGTGAGGAGATAGTAAAGCTACTCATTGATCGAGCGAGAAAAGTGGACGAGGAAAACGGAGCTGCAGTTGCTGGTGATGCTCAAGAAGGGCTACTCGAAATTGTTAATATTCAAGAAGATACAGCAGTGCATGTTGCTACTCGATGTGGCCACCATGGAGTGGTATCTCTCTTAATGGCCGCCGACCCCAAACTGTGTTTTATGACTAATACTGCTAATGAGTCGCCCTTGTTCCTATCTACTCGTCTGGAATTTTCAGTCATAGCAAGTTCTATTCTAAGCGAGTGTCGCAtaattccttcttttcttgggACCAACGGTGTTACAGCTTTACATGTTGCGGTTACTCACCTCGACGCAG GCCTTGTGAGGAGTATGGTTTCCAAAAGCCCTGAAATGATTAGAGAAGTCGACGCACTTGGGTGGACTCCCTTACATTATGCAGCCATGAAAGGACATACCGTTATAACTCCAGAACTTCTGGACGGTGATAGTTCTGCCTGTTATATATTGGACAAATCCGGAATGTCAGCTCTCCATGTTGCGGCTTATACAGGACACACCAATGTGATTGAAGAAGTGATTCGATGTCGCCCTGATACCTGTGATTTGCTGAACGACAAAGGCCAAACAATTCTTCATGTTGCTGTGTTAGGTGAACAACGTTCTGTTGTCAAATACATATTGAAGACACCAAAACTAGCTGGACTTACAAACGAAGCAGATGAAGATGGAAACACTCCTCTGCATTTGGCTGCCATTTGTGAGAATCGTAAACTTGTAATAACACTGGCACACGATCGTAAAGTTGATAAGACTGCTATAAACAACGACTTGTCGAAGGTGGTCGATATTCTACTTGGTGGCAGTAATCTTTTTAAACAG GATGGTCGTGCTCCTTTTGCTTCTATCCTCTTGGGGAACTTTATTGGTGTGCCATTCTTCCATAGGAAAATCTCCTCTGATTTCATGAATATAAAAGAGTTGGGGAATAATATGTCGGTCATTGGGGACGAGAGGCAACAGCTGCCAGAGCCAGGTTATTCAGATGAGATGTTGTGGCTGTTGAAAAGATTCGATACCAATATGCTAGTAGAAATTCTCATTGCAACCGTTACATTTGCAGCGGTTTTCACCGTACCTGGAGGATATAAAAGCGATGGAACTCCAGTTTTACAAGACAAGGCCTCTTTCCAGGTGTTTCTGATCTCCAACGCCTTCTCCTTCATAGTATCAATTTTTGTGgtgttcttcaatttcttgTCAGCAAATATGTACACAACACTCTTTGGCGTACGGGGGTTTTCGTTCAGTACTCCATTATTGGAATGA